From the genome of Blautia pseudococcoides, one region includes:
- a CDS encoding pyridoxamine 5'-phosphate oxidase family protein: MRRKDREMSREFALEVSDKCEWAVLSMTDREGMPYAVPITIVRDGDAIYFHTAKAGRKLDILKQNPEVCLVCVGDTKRLEYQFTTKFESAIISGHAEEVTDDREKIKALRILCERHTPANMGEFEDAVRKSLEVTGIWKIRIKEVTGKAKK, translated from the coding sequence ATGAGAAGAAAAGACAGGGAAATGTCACGGGAGTTTGCTTTGGAAGTATCAGACAAATGTGAGTGGGCTGTGCTGTCTATGACAGACCGGGAGGGGATGCCCTATGCGGTACCCATAACCATAGTCAGAGACGGGGATGCCATCTATTTTCACACGGCAAAGGCGGGCAGGAAACTAGATATTTTAAAGCAGAACCCAGAGGTCTGCCTGGTATGTGTGGGAGATACAAAACGGCTTGAGTATCAGTTTACCACAAAGTTTGAATCAGCCATTATCAGCGGACACGCAGAGGAAGTGACAGATGACCGGGAGAAGATCAAAGCCCTCAGGATTCTGTGTGAGCGCCACACCCCTGCAAATATGGGTGAATTTGAAGATGCGGTCAGAAAAAGTCTGGAAGTGACAGGTATCTGGAAAATCCGGATAAAAGAAGTCACGGGGAAAGCCAAAAAATAA
- a CDS encoding KamA family radical SAM protein, which produces MADWKELLKNGYDDVRELAGRLHITEEELPALCKIQDMFPMFVNPYYLSLVDENDPEDPIRKLCIPADAELKAGGEMDTSGEHDNTVMTGMQHKYDATVLILSTNQCAMYCRHCFRKRLVGLSGDEIAEYISEMAQYVRQHEEINNVLVSGGDAFLNSNRTIRKYLEEFSGIEHLNLIRFGSRTPVVLPQRITTDPELVDMLTAYGKKKQIYVVTQFNHPRELTEEAAEAVHTLMRAGIVVKNQTVLLKGVNDRPEILGKLLQETTAMGIIPYYVFQCRPVTGVHSQFQVPLHEAFRIVERAKQMQSGQGKCFRYVLSHVTGKIEILGEMGDGNMLFKYHQAKDEKDKGRIFSSKIGEKQCWLE; this is translated from the coding sequence ATGGCAGATTGGAAAGAGTTATTAAAAAACGGATACGATGATGTCAGGGAGCTTGCAGGACGCCTGCATATTACAGAGGAGGAGCTTCCTGCGCTTTGTAAGATCCAGGATATGTTTCCCATGTTTGTGAATCCTTATTATTTGTCTCTTGTGGACGAAAATGACCCGGAGGATCCCATAAGAAAACTCTGTATCCCGGCAGATGCGGAACTGAAGGCCGGAGGCGAGATGGATACCAGCGGTGAGCATGACAACACAGTTATGACGGGAATGCAGCATAAGTATGATGCCACAGTGCTGATACTCTCCACAAACCAGTGCGCCATGTACTGCCGTCACTGCTTCCGCAAGCGTCTGGTAGGGCTGTCAGGTGATGAAATCGCGGAGTATATCAGCGAAATGGCCCAGTATGTGCGGCAGCATGAGGAGATTAATAATGTGCTGGTGTCCGGCGGCGACGCGTTTCTCAACAGCAACCGGACCATTAGAAAGTATTTGGAGGAATTTTCAGGGATCGAACATCTGAACCTGATCCGCTTCGGCAGCAGAACCCCTGTGGTGCTTCCGCAGAGGATCACCACAGATCCGGAATTGGTGGATATGCTTACCGCGTATGGAAAGAAAAAACAGATTTACGTTGTCACCCAGTTTAACCATCCCAGGGAGCTGACGGAAGAGGCGGCAGAAGCTGTACATACCCTGATGCGGGCCGGAATCGTAGTGAAGAACCAAACAGTGCTGTTAAAGGGGGTAAATGACAGGCCCGAAATCCTGGGCAAACTTCTGCAGGAGACTACAGCCATGGGCATTATTCCCTATTATGTGTTCCAGTGCAGGCCTGTGACCGGGGTACACAGCCAGTTCCAGGTGCCTCTGCATGAGGCCTTCCGCATTGTGGAGCGCGCAAAACAGATGCAGAGCGGCCAGGGAAAATGTTTCCGCTATGTCCTCTCCCATGTAACCGGCAAGATTGAGATTTTAGGTGAGATGGGGGACGGTAATATGTTGTTTAAATATCACCAGGCAAAAGATGAGAAAGACAAAGGACGTATCTTTTCCAGTAAGATCGGGGAGAAACAGTGCTGGCTGGAGTAA
- a CDS encoding GNAT family N-acetyltransferase → MNITFKPVTEENRADVLQLKVGKGQEHFIESVQQCLDEADKRKSWRPVGIYHGEELVGFAMYGFFWEYFPAGRVWMDRLLIDEKYQGKGYGKAALHLLLERLTKEYGRKKIYLSVIGGNDVAAGMYKNAGFRFTGGRDLHGEYIMVCEQK, encoded by the coding sequence ATGAATATAACTTTTAAACCGGTCACAGAGGAGAACAGAGCAGATGTCCTGCAGCTTAAGGTGGGAAAAGGGCAGGAACATTTTATTGAGAGTGTACAGCAGTGCCTGGATGAGGCGGATAAAAGGAAAAGCTGGAGACCTGTGGGGATCTACCATGGGGAGGAACTGGTGGGATTCGCTATGTACGGATTTTTCTGGGAGTATTTTCCGGCCGGGCGGGTCTGGATGGACAGGCTTTTGATTGATGAGAAATATCAGGGAAAAGGATACGGCAAAGCAGCGCTGCACCTGTTACTGGAACGGCTCACAAAGGAATACGGCAGAAAGAAAATATACCTGAGTGTTATCGGGGGAAACGATGTGGCTGCCGGTATGTATAAAAATGCCGGTTTCCGATTTACGGGAGGCAGGGACCTACATGGGGAGTATATCATGGTTTGTGAACAGAAATAG
- a CDS encoding DUF5107 domain-containing protein, translated as MSQTKPVRIWEEPWVIPTYKVYPPEKSPLFIEKRAYQGSTGKVYPLPVTEKISDTKEDVTYHAVCLENEYLKVMILPELGGRIQRAYDKTNGYDFVYYNHVIKPALVGLTGPWISGGIEFNWPQHHRPSTYSPVEYTTKENPDGSCTVFVSEIDKMYGTKGMASITLYPQKAYIEIKGQLYNNTDLPQTFLWWANPAVPVNDHTYSVFPPDVNAVMDHGKRAVSTFPIATGEYYKCDYSAGVDISRYKNVKVPTSYMAAHSDYDFIGNYDEKEEAGLLHVADHHISPGKKQWTWGNGDFGRTWDRNLTDGDGPYIELMTGVFTDNQPDFTWLKPQEEKTFVQYFMPYKGVGRVGNATKEAMVSISTPAADGTVTLKVYTTGVYEHASIHVMEKDQTLFETSADLTPEKCYEVSFPAPVHMPDCKVTVSHSGRVLVAYAVYEEKLKPIPEPASPMKAPQDMRSLEELYLAASHLEQYRHATYEPAAYYLEGLRRDATDIRLNNGYGLLLFRRGHIKDSIRHFQAAVEKQTWKNPNPYTGECYFNLGLALEADGQEAPAFDAFYKSTWSAETQSTGFYWLACLSARKGKYEEALEFAGKALLRNWHSMKVRTLKAALMRKLGRDNTILVEESLSIDPLYMGCLYEKAASSGMFLFWKEIMRREAQNYLELSCLYKNAGLYEDALRILKACEAEYPMLFYYRSSIHLLTDNREAALACAKRAEAAPSDYCFPNRTQEYGILTDAVNLLESAPMAHYYLGNLLYDKKQYEEAIVHWEISAAEKPDFAMTCRNLAIAYYNKKNLPEKALEMMEKACRLDSTYPRLWLEYDQLAAKLCIPVKERLETMESHPKITAQRDDLYLRYITLLNGTGRYRDALAALTSRQFHPWEGGEGKVSAQYRFALIRLAEERLEENEPEYAFSLLEASLTYPENLGEGKLPNVPDNEAFYFMGKACRLMGQEEESVKYFRLAASGSQEPSSVLYYNDQPSDYIYYQGLAYRELGEENAARKSFHQLITYGEKHLFDKVSYDFFAVSLPEIEVFQDDLPLRNTQYCCYLRALGAAGLGEKEKAILLLNEILGKQNDHFKAEALLRELL; from the coding sequence ATGTCACAAACAAAGCCGGTAAGAATCTGGGAAGAACCCTGGGTTATTCCCACCTACAAAGTCTATCCCCCGGAAAAAAGCCCTCTTTTTATTGAAAAACGGGCTTATCAGGGAAGCACCGGAAAAGTATATCCGCTTCCGGTAACGGAAAAAATCTCTGACACAAAAGAGGACGTAACCTACCATGCCGTCTGCCTGGAAAATGAATATCTAAAGGTGATGATACTCCCCGAACTGGGAGGACGTATCCAGAGAGCCTATGACAAGACCAATGGGTACGATTTTGTCTATTACAACCATGTGATCAAACCTGCGCTGGTAGGGCTTACCGGGCCATGGATTTCAGGGGGGATCGAATTTAACTGGCCTCAGCACCACCGCCCCTCCACATACTCCCCGGTGGAATATACCACAAAGGAGAATCCGGACGGCTCCTGCACCGTATTTGTCAGTGAGATTGATAAAATGTATGGTACAAAAGGCATGGCATCCATTACTCTGTATCCCCAAAAGGCCTATATTGAGATCAAGGGACAGCTCTACAACAATACAGACCTCCCCCAGACTTTCCTGTGGTGGGCCAACCCTGCTGTCCCGGTAAATGACCATACCTATTCCGTTTTTCCACCCGATGTGAACGCTGTCATGGACCATGGAAAACGAGCTGTCTCCACCTTTCCCATTGCCACAGGGGAATATTATAAATGTGACTATTCCGCAGGTGTGGACATTTCCCGTTATAAAAATGTAAAGGTTCCCACCTCCTATATGGCTGCCCACTCAGATTATGATTTTATCGGAAACTACGATGAGAAAGAGGAGGCCGGGCTGCTGCACGTGGCTGACCACCACATTTCCCCCGGCAAAAAGCAGTGGACCTGGGGAAATGGGGACTTTGGCCGTACCTGGGACAGAAATCTGACAGACGGGGACGGTCCCTACATAGAGCTGATGACCGGGGTTTTCACAGACAACCAGCCGGATTTCACCTGGCTGAAGCCCCAGGAAGAGAAGACTTTTGTCCAGTATTTTATGCCTTACAAAGGTGTGGGAAGAGTTGGCAACGCCACAAAGGAGGCCATGGTCAGCATCAGCACCCCCGCCGCCGACGGCACCGTCACCTTAAAAGTCTATACCACGGGAGTTTATGAACATGCCTCCATCCATGTTATGGAAAAGGATCAGACTCTCTTTGAGACATCTGCGGACCTGACACCTGAAAAATGCTATGAAGTTTCATTTCCGGCACCCGTCCATATGCCGGACTGTAAGGTGACGGTATCCCACAGCGGCAGAGTCCTGGTTGCATATGCGGTTTATGAAGAAAAGCTGAAACCCATCCCTGAACCTGCCAGTCCTATGAAAGCTCCTCAGGATATGAGATCCCTGGAAGAACTTTACCTGGCGGCTTCCCACCTGGAACAGTACCGCCATGCCACCTATGAACCGGCTGCCTATTATCTGGAAGGTCTCAGACGGGACGCCACGGATATCCGACTGAACAATGGATACGGCCTCCTGCTTTTTAGAAGAGGGCATATAAAAGACAGCATCCGCCACTTTCAGGCCGCCGTGGAAAAACAGACCTGGAAAAATCCTAACCCCTATACCGGGGAATGTTATTTTAATCTGGGGCTGGCTCTGGAAGCTGACGGACAGGAGGCACCGGCATTCGATGCCTTCTACAAATCCACATGGAGCGCCGAGACACAGAGTACAGGCTTTTACTGGCTTGCCTGCCTGTCCGCCCGAAAGGGAAAATATGAGGAGGCCCTGGAATTTGCCGGAAAGGCTCTGCTGCGCAACTGGCACAGCATGAAAGTCCGCACCCTGAAAGCAGCTCTCATGAGAAAACTCGGCAGGGACAACACCATCCTGGTGGAGGAAAGCCTTTCCATTGACCCGTTATATATGGGGTGTCTGTATGAAAAAGCCGCCTCTTCCGGCATGTTCCTGTTCTGGAAAGAGATAATGCGCAGGGAAGCCCAGAATTACCTGGAACTTTCCTGTCTGTATAAAAACGCGGGGCTGTATGAAGATGCACTGAGGATCCTGAAAGCCTGCGAGGCCGAATATCCCATGCTGTTTTATTACCGGTCCAGCATCCATCTGCTGACAGACAACCGGGAGGCTGCCCTTGCCTGTGCAAAAAGGGCCGAGGCAGCACCTTCTGACTACTGTTTCCCTAACCGGACCCAGGAATACGGCATTCTGACGGATGCGGTGAACCTGCTGGAATCCGCCCCCATGGCACACTACTATCTTGGTAACCTTCTGTATGATAAAAAGCAGTATGAGGAAGCCATTGTCCACTGGGAAATATCCGCAGCGGAAAAACCGGATTTTGCCATGACATGCCGCAATCTTGCCATTGCCTACTATAATAAGAAAAATCTGCCTGAAAAGGCTCTGGAGATGATGGAAAAAGCCTGCCGCCTGGACAGCACTTACCCAAGGCTGTGGCTTGAATACGACCAATTGGCAGCAAAACTTTGTATTCCGGTAAAAGAGCGCCTTGAAACCATGGAATCCCACCCAAAGATCACGGCACAGAGAGACGACTTATACCTGCGATATATCACTCTCCTGAATGGTACCGGACGTTACAGGGATGCCCTTGCCGCCCTCACTTCCCGGCAGTTCCATCCGTGGGAAGGCGGGGAAGGAAAGGTAAGCGCCCAGTACCGTTTTGCCCTGATACGTCTGGCGGAGGAAAGACTGGAAGAGAATGAACCGGAGTATGCCTTTTCCCTCCTGGAAGCCTCTCTCACCTATCCGGAAAATCTGGGAGAGGGAAAACTGCCTAACGTACCGGATAATGAAGCCTTCTACTTCATGGGAAAAGCCTGCCGTTTGATGGGACAGGAAGAAGAATCCGTAAAATATTTCCGCCTGGCTGCCTCAGGCTCCCAGGAACCCTCCTCTGTCCTCTATTACAATGACCAGCCATCTGATTATATCTACTATCAGGGGCTTGCATACCGGGAACTGGGGGAGGAAAATGCGGCAAGAAAATCCTTCCATCAGCTTATCACATACGGGGAAAAGCATCTCTTTGATAAGGTATCCTATGATTTCTTTGCCGTCTCCCTGCCGGAGATCGAGGTCTTCCAGGATGACCTGCCGCTTAGGAATACCCAATACTGCTGCTACTTAAGAGCATTGGGCGCAGCCGGACTTGGTGAAAAAGAAAAAGCCATATTACTGCTGAATGAAATTCTGGGGAAACAAAATGATCATTTTAAAGCCGAAGCGCTTCTGCGAGAATTACTATAG
- a CDS encoding Crp/Fnr family transcriptional regulator, with amino-acid sequence MRAYPIKDLKHSPLFRGITEDELGTMLDCLSGNIRKYKKDASIFRWGDRISQIGLILKGNVHIVRESYWGKESLLARLGPGDLFGETYACVPQAAFDGTALAAADTEILFLDLKRVLTTCSSACRFHTRLIQNLLGVLAEKNLHFSRKIDCLAPHTIRAKLMEYFSQQTRLQGTRTFTIPFNRQQLADYLSVDRSSMTVELYKMKDEGLIEFQKNQFTVC; translated from the coding sequence ATGCGCGCATATCCCATAAAAGATTTAAAACACTCCCCTTTATTTCGGGGAATCACTGAGGATGAACTTGGCACCATGCTGGACTGTCTGTCAGGAAATATACGAAAATATAAAAAGGACGCCTCCATCTTCCGATGGGGAGACCGGATTTCCCAGATTGGGCTTATATTGAAAGGCAACGTCCATATTGTAAGGGAAAGCTATTGGGGAAAAGAATCCCTTCTCGCCCGGCTGGGTCCGGGGGACCTGTTCGGGGAAACTTATGCCTGTGTTCCTCAGGCCGCTTTTGACGGCACAGCTCTGGCCGCGGCTGATACGGAAATCCTGTTTCTGGATCTGAAACGCGTGCTGACTACCTGTTCCTCAGCCTGCCGCTTTCATACCAGACTGATCCAAAATCTGCTTGGTGTGCTGGCAGAAAAAAACCTCCATTTTTCCAGAAAAATAGACTGCCTGGCGCCTCACACCATCCGTGCCAAACTGATGGAATACTTTTCCCAGCAGACAAGGCTTCAGGGCACCAGAACTTTTACCATTCCCTTTAACAGGCAGCAGCTCGCCGACTATCTGTCTGTTGACAGAAGCTCCATGACTGTGGAATTGTATAAAATGAAGGATGAGGGACTGATCGAATTTCAGAAGAATCAGTTCACAGTCTGCTGA
- a CDS encoding AraC family transcriptional regulator has product MNIFGQEIAEERKRDGFKGERMVVLPTEAFQDYVEHPLVRRLFLTDVGFFPCATHHYRERRDGIEEYIFIYCTAGSGFVYVNNRKYMIHENEAFCIPKYCGHRYHACEDDPWSILWVHFKGEDVKYFPLEECKTVTFNSDNATNRMMFLFELLFRVLDGNYTLGNFIYISQVLSLILAETYNREKHHTTLEQNRHVTNVVRYMYKHLHEELTLQQIAEEFELSKSYLNVIFRKYTQHAPMDFYISLKMKEACKLLRSTNLYIYEVAQQLGYQDQYYFSRIFKKVVGISPKEYKNSEFFHYKD; this is encoded by the coding sequence ATGAATATATTTGGACAGGAAATCGCAGAAGAAAGAAAAAGAGACGGATTTAAGGGGGAGCGCATGGTGGTGCTTCCCACAGAGGCTTTTCAGGATTATGTGGAGCATCCTCTTGTTCGGAGGCTGTTCCTGACAGATGTGGGTTTTTTCCCCTGTGCAACGCATCATTACAGAGAAAGAAGGGATGGAATTGAGGAATACATTTTTATTTACTGCACAGCGGGAAGCGGATTCGTATATGTAAATAACAGAAAGTATATGATCCATGAGAATGAGGCCTTCTGCATACCCAAATACTGCGGACACAGATACCATGCCTGCGAGGATGACCCCTGGAGTATTTTGTGGGTCCATTTTAAAGGGGAGGATGTGAAATATTTTCCGCTTGAAGAGTGTAAAACAGTGACATTTAATTCGGATAACGCCACCAACCGTATGATGTTTTTGTTTGAGCTGCTGTTCCGTGTGCTGGACGGAAACTATACCCTTGGGAATTTTATCTACATATCCCAAGTGCTCTCCCTGATCCTTGCTGAGACGTATAACAGGGAAAAGCACCACACCACGCTGGAGCAGAACCGCCATGTGACCAATGTGGTGCGTTATATGTACAAACATCTGCATGAGGAGCTGACCCTTCAGCAGATCGCAGAGGAATTTGAGTTGTCTAAAAGTTATCTGAATGTAATATTCCGGAAATATACCCAGCACGCGCCTATGGATTTTTATATCAGCCTTAAAATGAAGGAGGCCTGCAAACTGCTGCGTTCCACTAACCTCTATATTTATGAAGTGGCGCAGCAGCTTGGGTATCAGGACCAGTATTATTTTTCGAGAATTTTCAAAAAAGTAGTGGGAATATCCCCAAAGGAGTACAAAAACAGCGAATTTTTTCATTACAAGGATTAA
- the hcp gene encoding hydroxylamine reductase, producing MEEKMFCYQCEQTAGCSGCKGNRGVCGKQDTTAKLQDELTGALIGLAQAVGEDKAEPVTDRLMMEGLFATLTNVNFDDESLKKQIEAVHQETAKYVPGCTACQEPCGRTADYPMEKLWQDQEDIRSLKSLLLFGLRGTAAYAYHAMVLGYTHDEVNAFFYKGMAAIGQDRAMEDLLPLVMEEGAVNFKCMELLDKANTETYGIPAPAKVEMKVEKGPFIVISGHDLRDLKLLLAQTEGKGINIYTHGEMLPAHAYPELRKYAHLKGNFGTAWQNQQKEFAGLPAPILFTTNCIMPPKDSYRDRVFTTGVVSYPGMTHVGEDRDFSAVIEKAIELKGYSEDRTFSGINGGSTLTTGFGHNTILSAADQVVEAVKAGQISHFFLVGGCDGARTGRNYYTEFVQKAPKDSIILTLACGKYRFNDLDLGETGGLPRLMDMGQCNDAFGAVKVASALAEAFHCGVNELPLTLVLSWYEQKAVSILLTLLHLGIKNIYLGPTLPAFVSKNVLNYLVDNFQISPVSTPDEDLKKILG from the coding sequence ATGGAAGAAAAAATGTTTTGTTATCAATGCGAACAGACTGCAGGATGCAGCGGATGCAAAGGGAACAGAGGAGTGTGCGGGAAACAGGATACCACCGCAAAACTTCAGGATGAGCTGACAGGGGCTTTGATCGGACTTGCCCAAGCGGTGGGAGAGGATAAAGCGGAACCGGTGACAGACCGCCTCATGATGGAAGGCCTGTTTGCAACTTTGACAAATGTGAATTTTGATGATGAATCCCTGAAAAAGCAGATTGAGGCGGTGCATCAGGAGACTGCAAAGTATGTACCTGGATGTACGGCCTGTCAGGAACCCTGCGGACGGACTGCTGATTATCCCATGGAAAAACTTTGGCAGGACCAGGAAGATATCCGTTCCCTGAAATCGCTTCTGCTGTTTGGACTGAGAGGTACCGCGGCCTATGCTTACCATGCCATGGTCCTGGGATATACCCATGATGAGGTAAACGCATTTTTCTATAAAGGGATGGCAGCCATCGGCCAGGACAGAGCCATGGAGGATCTGCTTCCTCTGGTCATGGAAGAGGGGGCAGTGAATTTTAAATGTATGGAACTGCTGGATAAAGCCAACACAGAGACTTATGGGATTCCTGCGCCGGCCAAGGTGGAGATGAAAGTGGAAAAAGGGCCGTTCATTGTCATTTCAGGCCATGACCTGAGAGACTTGAAACTGCTTCTTGCACAGACAGAGGGGAAAGGCATCAATATTTATACACACGGGGAGATGCTGCCTGCACATGCTTATCCGGAACTTAGGAAATATGCACATCTGAAAGGAAACTTCGGCACTGCATGGCAGAACCAGCAAAAAGAGTTTGCCGGGCTTCCGGCTCCAATCCTTTTTACCACCAACTGCATTATGCCTCCCAAAGACAGTTACAGGGACAGGGTATTCACCACAGGTGTTGTCAGCTATCCGGGCATGACCCATGTGGGGGAAGACAGGGATTTCTCCGCGGTCATTGAGAAAGCAATAGAACTGAAAGGATATTCAGAGGACAGGACTTTTTCCGGCATCAATGGAGGAAGCACTCTGACAACGGGCTTTGGGCACAACACCATTTTGAGCGCTGCAGACCAGGTGGTTGAGGCTGTCAAAGCAGGCCAGATCAGCCACTTTTTCCTGGTAGGGGGATGTGACGGTGCCAGAACAGGGAGAAATTACTATACGGAATTTGTTCAGAAGGCGCCAAAGGATTCCATCATCCTCACGCTGGCCTGCGGAAAATACCGTTTCAATGACCTGGATCTGGGGGAGACCGGGGGCCTTCCCAGACTTATGGACATGGGTCAGTGTAATGACGCTTTTGGTGCCGTTAAGGTGGCGTCTGCTCTGGCAGAAGCCTTTCACTGTGGTGTCAATGAACTGCCGCTGACCCTGGTACTCTCCTGGTACGAGCAGAAAGCCGTAAGTATCCTGCTGACACTTCTGCATCTGGGGATAAAAAATATTTATCTCGGACCAACATTACCTGCCTTTGTATCCAAAAATGTGTTAAACTATCTGGTAGATAATTTCCAGATTTCACCTGTCAGCACACCGGATGAGGATTTGAAAAAAATCCTCGGATAG
- a CDS encoding ATP-binding protein: MARKLVQIDESKCSGCGLCAGACHEGAIGMVNGKAKLLKKELCDGMGDCLPVCPTGAIAFEESGSRPWPVQIKLVSPAARFFQEADLLIAADCTAYAYGGFHGEFMKDRVVLIGCPKLDSVDYSEKLSEVLGINEVKSVTVLRMEVPCCGGIERAVKAALSKSGKEIPLQVVTVSTQGDLLER, translated from the coding sequence ATGGCAAGAAAACTGGTTCAGATAGATGAAAGTAAATGCAGCGGCTGCGGCCTGTGTGCCGGTGCCTGCCATGAGGGTGCCATAGGCATGGTGAACGGCAAGGCAAAGCTTTTGAAAAAAGAATTGTGTGACGGTATGGGAGACTGCCTTCCGGTATGTCCCACAGGGGCCATAGCTTTTGAGGAGAGTGGTTCCCGCCCTTGGCCGGTGCAGATAAAACTGGTATCTCCGGCAGCACGCTTTTTTCAAGAGGCAGACCTGCTGATCGCAGCGGACTGCACAGCATATGCCTATGGGGGATTTCATGGGGAGTTTATGAAAGACAGGGTGGTGCTTATCGGCTGTCCGAAGCTGGACAGTGTGGATTATTCTGAGAAACTGTCGGAGGTCCTGGGCATAAATGAGGTAAAAAGCGTGACGGTCCTGCGTATGGAGGTTCCGTGCTGCGGCGGCATAGAGCGTGCGGTGAAAGCAGCTCTTTCAAAATCCGGAAAAGAAATACCCCTTCAGGTGGTAACGGTATCTACCCAAGGGGATCTGCTGGAGAGATAG
- a CDS encoding carbon starvation CstA family protein — protein sequence MSGVVILGVAILIFVIAYVTYGSWLAKQWGVDPKRETPAHTEEDGVDFVPAKAPVLLGHHFSSIAGAGPINGPIQAAIFGWVPVLLWIVIGGIFFGAVQDFSALFASIRHKGKSLGEVIEENISHKSKVCFTVFAWLVLILVVAAFADIVAGTFAGFTANADGDMVKNAANGSVAMASMLFIPLAVGFGFLNRKNVNLGITTVAGVLLLALCIFVGLKCPIYFSKTAWLVVIFIYIFIASVAPVWILLQPRDYLNSFLLYFMMIAAAIGIFFTNPNVQLKAFTGWNIGGQTLFPFLFITVACGAVSGFHSLIGSGTTSKQLNSEKDAKLIGYGSMLIECVLAVIALIAVGYLTSDGAYAEIGTPPVVFATAISTFFANLGMGDMAVTTMKTIILLAISAFALTSLDTATRLGRFLFQELFAFKKDGGKNILSNMYVATVITIACAALLTIAGYQKIWALFGACNQLVSVPAFLAVSCWLKRIGKNNKMFYFPMFFMLAATLSTLVLTFKNNVLKLAGGTGQALVEGLQCALIVPIVVLAVIMAVDGIKTLFSKNVKTA from the coding sequence ATGAGTGGAGTTGTGATTCTGGGTGTGGCAATTTTGATTTTCGTGATCGCCTATGTGACCTACGGTTCCTGGCTGGCAAAACAGTGGGGCGTAGATCCGAAACGTGAGACACCGGCACATACGGAGGAGGACGGCGTGGATTTTGTGCCTGCCAAAGCACCTGTACTGCTGGGACATCATTTTTCATCCATCGCGGGAGCGGGTCCTATCAACGGACCTATTCAGGCTGCTATTTTTGGATGGGTGCCTGTGCTTTTGTGGATCGTTATCGGAGGTATCTTTTTCGGTGCAGTCCAGGATTTTTCCGCATTGTTTGCATCCATCCGCCACAAGGGAAAATCTCTGGGTGAAGTTATTGAGGAGAATATTTCCCATAAATCAAAGGTATGTTTTACAGTGTTTGCCTGGCTGGTGCTGATTCTGGTTGTAGCGGCATTTGCGGATATTGTGGCGGGAACCTTTGCCGGATTCACGGCCAATGCAGACGGGGATATGGTTAAAAATGCTGCCAATGGTTCTGTAGCTATGGCATCCATGCTGTTCATTCCCCTGGCTGTGGGATTTGGTTTTCTCAACCGGAAAAACGTAAATCTGGGTATCACAACCGTTGCAGGTGTCCTTCTTCTGGCACTGTGCATCTTTGTGGGACTGAAATGCCCTATTTATTTTTCTAAGACAGCATGGCTTGTGGTTATCTTTATTTACATATTCATTGCCTCTGTAGCTCCTGTGTGGATCTTGCTGCAGCCCCGTGATTATCTGAATAGCTTTCTGCTGTATTTCATGATGATCGCCGCTGCCATTGGTATCTTCTTTACCAACCCTAATGTGCAGCTCAAAGCATTTACCGGATGGAATATCGGCGGACAGACCTTGTTCCCGTTTCTGTTCATCACAGTTGCCTGTGGTGCAGTGTCAGGATTCCACAGCCTGATCGGGTCAGGTACCACCTCAAAACAGCTCAACAGCGAGAAGGACGCCAAGCTCATAGGATATGGTTCCATGCTCATTGAGTGTGTGCTTGCAGTTATCGCTCTGATCGCTGTGGGATATCTGACTTCTGACGGTGCCTATGCGGAGATTGGTACACCACCGGTGGTTTTTGCTACGGCGATCAGTACCTTCTTTGCAAATTTGGGAATGGGGGATATGGCAGTTACAACCATGAAGACAATCATTCTTCTGGCTATTTCCGCATTCGCTCTCACATCTCTGGATACAGCCACACGTCTGGGACGTTTCCTGTTCCAGGAGCTGTTTGCGTTCAAAAAGGACGGAGGGAAGAATATCCTCAGCAACATGTATGTGGCAACCGTGATCACCATTGCCTGCGCAGCACTTTTGACAATTGCCGGATATCAAAAGATATGGGCCTTGTTCGGAGCCTGCAACCAGCTTGTATCTGTCCCAGCATTTTTGGCAGTTTCCTGCTGGCTGAAAAGGATTGGGAAAAACAACAAGATGTTCTACTTCCCTATGTTCTTCATGCTCGCAGCAACGCTCAGTACTCTGGTTCTCACATTTAAGAACAATGTGCTGAAGTTGGCGGGAGGAACCGGGCAGGCGCTCGTGGAGGGACTCCAGTGTGCGCTGATCGTTCCTATTGTAGTATTGGCTGTGATCATGGCGGTTGATGGGATTAAGACTTTATTCAGTAAAAATGTAAAGACGGCCTGA